AGAGAGgactcttcttctttgttctccaCTTCTCCCTTGCTTCCTAGGCACAAAATCTGGCGAACTTAATGAACCTATATCTTTTGGATCATATTACATTGCATTAAAGATATAACCTATCCAttgataacaaaaaaaaaaaaaaaaaaaactcaaaaaggaTGAACTgttaaggaaacaaaaaaaggtaTCAAGATTACAAGCAAGAAAAGGgaatttttctttgatttggggTCACAATAGGAAACCATCGAAATATCTATGGACTTGATCTACCTCATATTGTGGCGGGTGTCATGTGCCACCCTGCATCAAACAACTCCAGAATTGGGAAATCGTTCACGGCGAGCTCATCTCTTCCCACCTCTGCTCCGgtgggtttctttctttctccaccCACGATAAGTTTGACCAGAGGCTTCTGGTGCTCCTCTTTACCATAagtatcttctttcttttccgcGTCTCCATTGTTTCCCATCTCAAGCACTTCCTTGTAGGTGCTCTTGACTTGTTTCACGTTCTCGCCACCTTGATCGCTAGCCCTCTCAGTTTCTGTACCTGCTGCATTGCAATCTGCTTCTGTTGATGGATTCTTGGGCTCACCAACAGGATCAGCAGGAGGAGCAGGAGTAGGAGATTTGTCCATTAAAGACTTGAAGATTACCTCATCCTCATGTTCAGCAACAGGAGCGGAAacaggaagagaaggaaaagagtcGTTGATTGAAATTTCATTCTCAAGAGGTGAATTGTGGGTTAAATCCGATTTGGGGGCGAATTCATCCTCATTGCAGTTGACGTCGACCatgatctctttctctttcgcAGAATCATCAGGTCCCCAGTCCATGAACGAAGAGAGCAAGAAATTCAATCCCCAAATCATGAGGGTAAATGCCCGTTGTAAGAAAGGTACCCGATGGATCATCATGTCGACTGCACAATCGAATTTCCCAGGCAGGGTTTCGGGGATATAGACGAAAGACTCGATCTTGTCGAACACATGAGATGATGATGGGATCAACATCTCCACCATGTCTTCTGCAGAGAGTATCTGGTCGTCGGCGAAGGAAAGGATGGCTAGCCACTGCGACACCATTGGGCTGACGATTGGTTCTGTAAGATATGCTATTCTGTGCGCAATGGAGCCTATAGGCCCGTGAACCTCCTCGGCTCTACCATAGGCTTTGTGAGCGATGGTGAGAGCTGAAACTCCACACGCATGCAACAGTCGACGTCTTCGTTTGCTTCCTGTTTCCATTGACGCAATGTGTCGAACAGAAGAGGAGATGGGAATGCAAATGCAGGCCAGCCACAGGTGCCTTTTGTTTTGTCGTCGGAAATACACGGTTGATCGATATATAGAAAATTTTTCTCACTCTCTTATATTCTTATTctatatttatttaaatttctttgcttatttaaaaaatttaaaaataaaatgaaagggAATTGGGTATGCGGCCAAGTTTTCGGTAAACTAGCGGCATGCACCAATCATAGGACAAACGAATCCtaaccaaaagaaaaatcacATTTCATAAAGTCGGTTAAGGTTATAAATTTAGAATTGAAATCTAAACCGAAATTGATTATTTAAAATCGAATCAAACttaattaaaaaattcaaatcaattttggttttaaaaagtaaaatttcattcgatttgattttgaaccGAAACGAATATGGTGTAACACATATAAATCGAATTgaactagaactagaactagaactagAACCCGAACCTGAACCAATAGTGTAACATGTATAAATCAAACTGAAATCAGAATCGGAGCCTGAACCGAACCTTAATCCCACAATCATGTCTTTTTGTTTAGTAGTGTGAAATTTGTTGAGAAAAAAACGTTGAAAAGTACAAGATTTGACATTGTAGGAGTATATCTTCGTGaggttgtaatttcttttcaaactttatttgtttCAACAAGTTATTTCCTCTTAAATTGAATTTAAACCGAATTACCAAGACTAAGTACGAGTTGAATGAAACTGAAGAAACCCAAACAAACTGATTCAATTTGAAGTTACAAAAATTATTGATTTCGTTTCTAACATATTATATCttgaatcaaaaccaaaaattgaaaCTGAACCAATTGACATCCTTACCCATTG
The nucleotide sequence above comes from Telopea speciosissima isolate NSW1024214 ecotype Mountain lineage chromosome 3, Tspe_v1, whole genome shotgun sequence. Encoded proteins:
- the LOC122653969 gene encoding uncharacterized protein LOC122653969, which translates into the protein METGSKRRRRLLHACGVSALTIAHKAYGRAEEVHGPIGSIAHRIAYLTEPIVSPMVSQWLAILSFADDQILSAEDMVEMLIPSSSHVFDKIESFVYIPETLPGKFDCAVDMMIHRVPFLQRAFTLMIWGLNFLLSSFMDWGPDDSAKEKEIMVDVNCNEDEFAPKSDLTHNSPLENEISINDSFPSLPVSAPVAEHEDEVIFKSLMDKSPTPAPPAASDQGGENVKQVKSTYKEVLEMGNNGDAEKKEDTYGKEEHQKPLVKLIVGGERKKPTGAEVGRDELAVNDFPILELFDAGWHMTPATI